The genome window GGACGCGGCCGCGACTTCGCGCTCCTGGCGACCACGATGCTCGCGGCCTGGACGGTCGGCGGCATGTACATGTCGCTCGGCCCGTCGGTGGCCAAGGGCATGGTCAGCGGCGCGCCGTACCTGGTCGGCGGGCTCGCGGTGGCGACGCTCGCCGGTGTCGGCGGACTGACGCAGCTGCTGTTCGCCGGGTGGCCGGGCCGGCGCGCGGTGCTGGTCGCGACACCTCTGCTCATCGCGTCCCTGGCAGGGGTGGCGACCTCGGTCGTCGCGAGCAGCCCGGTGCTGTTCTTCGCGGCGTCGCTCGTGCTCGGCGTCGGCTGGGGGCTGATGTTCATGGGCGGCTTCCGGCTGCTCACCTCCATGGCCACGCCGGAGCACCGGGCGGGCACCTCGGCGATGATCTACGTCGTCGCCTACCTGTCGGCCGGCGTTCCCAGCGTCACCCTGGGGTTCCTCACCACGGCCTTCGGCCTGACCTCGGCAACCGTGGTGTTCGCGGTGGCGGCCGGGACGTTCGCCGCGGTCGCCGGGATCTCCACGCTGGCCCGGCGCTGACACCGCGTGCGAGCCGCTTCACAGGGTGGAGATGGCGAAAAGCCGGTTAGCGCGGTGCCACCGCTCCTAAGCTCCTGCGCCGGCGCGTCGGGGGGACGCGCCCGTGCAAGCACAGGACATGGGGGTTGTTCGGAAGTGGATTTCCACAAGAGCGCAACTGCGCTGGTGGTCGCGCTGATCATGATGGCGCTGGGCGGGCTCGGCACCGTGCTGGTGGTCGGCTGGTTCTTCGAGGGCGGCCGGATGAACCTGATCTTCCTGCTGTCGCCGGTGCTGCTGGTCGGCGGGATCGTCTCGCTCATCAAGGCGCTTCGGCCGTTCCAGATGCGCGTCGACGAGCGGGGGCTCCTGCTCAAGGTCCCGTCGCAGGGCGTCGACAGCGCGCTGCCGTGGCAGGCGGTGGCCGGGCTGACGATCGAGCACAAGCCGGGCGCCAAGTCCTCCGACAAGCCGTTCCTGGTGGTCTGGCCGGTCGCCGGGGCGCCGATCAGGAGCAAGGCGCCGGTCATCCGGCGCAACGGCTGGTCGGGGCTGCCGGTGGTGCAGGTCGACGAGCTCAAGGAGCCGGTGGAGCAGCTCGCCGGCGCGTTGCAGCACTACGCCGGTCCCCGGTTCACATCCGCGAGAGCCTGAGCGCCTGCCACCTTGCGTAGCGAAACCCAGGGTGCCCTCTGGCCCCGAGATCCTTTTCGCCCGCGCGCAGGGGGCGGTTCCGGCCGGAACCGCCCTCTGCGCCGTCAGGCCGCCTCGACGACCAGCGCCGAGTTGTCGTCGCTGGTGTCCACCCGCACCTTGTCGCCCTCGCGGATCTCGCCGCCCAGCAGCTTCTTCGCGAGCTGGTCGCCGATGGCCGACTGCACCAGCCGCCGCAACGGCCGGGCGCCGAATACCGGGTCGAAGCCGTTGAGCGCCAGCCAGTCGCGAGCCGCGGGCTGCACGTCCAGGACCAGCCTGCGCTGGGCCAGCCGCCGCGCCAGCCGCTCCACCTGGATGTCCACGATGGACGTCAGCTCCTCGGTCGACAGCGCGTGGAACACCACGACGTCGTCGAGCCGGTTGAGGAACTCCGGCTTGAAGTGCTGGTGCACCACCGCGCGGACGGCCTCGTCGCGCTGCTGCTCGGTGAGGTTGGGGTCGGCGATGGCCTGCGACCCCAGGTTCGAGGTCAGCACCAGGATCGTGTTGCGGAAGTCCACCGTCCGGCCCTGGCCGTCGGTCAGCCTGCCGTCGTCGAGGGCCTGCAACAGCACGTCGAAGACGTCCTGGTGCGCCTTCTCCACCTCGTCGAACAGCACCACCGAGTAAGGGCGGCGGCGCACCGACTCGGTGAGCTGCCCGCCCTGGTCGTAGCCGACGTAGCCGGGCGGCGCCCCGACCAGGCGCGCGACCGAGTGCTTCTCGGAGTACTCGCTCATGTCGATGCGGATCATCGCCCGGTCGTCGTCGAACAGGAAGCCCGCCAGCGCCTTGGCCAGCTCGGTCTTGCCGACACCGGTGGGCCCCAGGAACATGAACGAGCCCGTCGGCCGGTCCGGGTCGGCCACGCCCGCGCGCGCCCGGCGCACCGCGTCGGAGACCGCGCGCACCGCCTCGGCCTGGCCGACGACGCGGGCGGAGAGCTCGTCCTCCATCCGCAGCAGCTTGGTCGTCTCGCCCTCCAGCAGCCGGCCCGCGGGGATGCCGGTCCACGCGCTCACCACGTCGGCGACGTCGTCGGGCGTGACCTCCTCCTGCAGCATCGCCTTGTGCCTGCTCTGGGCCTCGGTGGCCGCGCCGAGCTCCTTCTCCAGCGTCGGTATCCGGCCGTAGCGCAGCTCGGCGGCCTTGCCGAGGTCGCCGTCGCGCTCGGCGCGCTCGGACTCGCCGCGAAGCTGCTCGAGCTGGGTCTTGAGCACGCGGATCCTGTCGATGGACTCCTTCTCGCCCTGCCAGCGCGCGGTCAGCTCGGAGAGCTTCTCGCGCCGGTCGGCCAGCTCGGAGCGCAGCGCGGCCAGCCGGTCCAGCGACGCCGGGTCCTCCTCCTTGGCCAGCGCCATCTCCTCGATCTCCAGCCTGCGCACGGCCCGCTCGACCTCGTCGATCTCCACCGGACGGGAGTCGATCTCCATGCGCAGCCGGGATGCCGCCTCGTCGACCAGGTCGATGGCCTTGTCCGGCAGGAACCGCGCGGTGATGTAGCGGTCGGAGAGGGTGGCGGCTGCGACCAGCGCGCCGTCGGTGATCCGCACGCCGTGGTGGACCTCGTAGCGCTCCTTGAGCCCGCGCAGGATGGCGACGGTGTCCTCCGGGCTCGGCTCGCCGACCAGCACCTGCTGGAACCGGCGCTCCAGGGCCGCGTCGGTCTCGATGTGCTCGCGGTACTCGTCGAGGGTCGTTGCGCCGACCATGCGCAGCTCGCCGCGGGCGAGCATCGGCTTGATCATGTTGCCCGCGTCCATCGCGCCCTCACCGGTCGCGCCCGCGCCGACGATGGTGTGCAGCTCGTCGATGAAGGTGATGATCTGGCCCGCCGACTCGGTGATCTCCTTGAGCACCGCCTTGAGGCGTTCCTCGAACTCGCCCCGGTACTTCGCGCCCGCGACCATCGACCCGAGATCGAGAGACACGACCCGCTTGCCGCGCAGCGACTCCGGCACGTCACCGGCCACGATCCGCTGGGCCAGGCCCTCGACGATGGCGGTCTTGCCGACGCCGGGCTCGCCGATCAGCACCGGGTTGTTCTTCGTGCGCCGCGACAGCACCTGCACGACGCGCCGGATCTCGGCGTCGCGGCCGATCACCGGGTCGACGTCACCGCGGCGGGCGCGGTCGGTGAGGTCCTGGCCGTACTTCTCCAGCGCCTTGTAGGTGCCCTCGGGGTCGGGGCTGGACACCCGGGCCGACCCGCGCACCTTGGCGAAGGCGTCCTTGAGCGCGTCCGGCGTGGCGCCGTGCCTGCGCAGCAGGTCGGCGACCTGGCCGCCCTCCGTCGCCAGCCCGACCAGCAGGTGCTCGGTGGAGACGTAGTCGTCGCCCATCTCGGTGGCCAGGTGCTGGCCGTGGGTCAGCGACCGGACCGCCTCCCGCGAGAGCTGCGGCGCCGAGACGGTGGAGCCGCTGGCCGCGGGGAGGGCGTTGATGATCCGTTCCAGCTCGGAACGCACCTCGGAGGGGTCGGCGTCGACCGCGGACAGCAGCGGCGCGGTGAGCCCGTCGCCCTGGGCGAGCAGGGCGCCGAGCAGGTGGGCGGGCGTGACGTCGGGGTTTCCCGCGACGGTCGCGGCCTGCGCCGCCGAAGAGATCGCCTGCTGGATCTTCGTGGTCGGGTTGAAAGCGTCCATTCCTCACCTCGTCGCACTTGCCTGCCACCCGGTTCCCGCCGCCGTCACGAGTCAGCGTTAGGAAAGTTGAGCGGGTGGCACTCAAGTCTAGCGGCAAGAAGAGGCGCGTGCAGCCACCCTCCGGTGACCGCACGCGTCTCGGATGCCCCCGAACCCCGGGAAGCCGATGACCAGTCCCGTTCCCGGGCCGCCTCAGCCCTGCCGGACCGCCTGGATGTCGATGTCGACGCGCAACGTGGTGCCGATGGCCGCGATGCCTGTGCGAAGCGCCTGGTTGAAGTTCATCGCGAAGTCCTCCCGGCGCAGCTGCACCGACGCCGAAGCCGACGCCCGCGTGCCTCCCCAGGGGTCCGGTCCCACGCCGGCGAAGCGGGTGTCCAGCCGCACCTGCCTGCTCACCCCGCACAGCATCAGGACGCCGTCGAGGTCCCACGCGTCGCCGCCGCGGGGACGCAGCGCGGTCGACCGGAACGCGATCTCCGGGTAGCGCTCGACGTCGAGGAAGTCCGCGCCGCGCAGGTGCTCGTCGCGCTGCTCGTTGGCCGTGTCGATGCTCCTGGCGTCGATCACGACCTCCACGACCGAGTTCTCGATCGGGTTGCCGACGTGGACGTCACCGGTGAAGTCGGCGAAGCGGCCGTGGATGCTGCTGATCCCCAGGTGCCGCGCGCTTGCGCGGATCGACGAGTGCACGGGGTCGATCCGCCACCGCCCCGGCGCGGGCAGGTCGAACCCGCCGACCTGCCGCAGCTCGACCACTCCGAGCGCCGCCGCCCGGCCCTCGTGCACCATCGTCGTGCGCGCGACCGGCTCGTAGCCGAGCGCGGTGATGATCGTGGTGTAGGTGCCCGCGGGCAGCCCGGCGGCGACCGCCGAGCCGTCGTCGTCGCCCTGCACCCTGGCGACCTGCGCGCCCGCCGGGTCGATGACGGTCAGCGCCGCGCCGGGCACCGGCCAGCCGTCGCCGGCGCGCACGGTGGCGGTCACCGCGCCGTGGCCGTTGTCCATGTTCAGCATGCCTTTCCTGCTCAGTTCCCGGGGTGGCCCAGCTCGACGTCGTGGGCGACCTGCTCGCCCGCGACGCGCAGAGACGACGCGACCGGCGGATAGCCGGTGGCGATGACGGTGTACTCGCCCTCCGGCAGGTCGGTGAACTCGTAGCCGCCGTCGGCACCGGTGGTGGCCGCCGCGACGACCACGCCGTCGGCGTCCAGCAGGGTGACCCTGGCGTCGGGCACCGGGGCGTCGAGCCCGGGGGCCCGCACCACGCCGCTGAGCGTCGTACCGGCCTGCAACGCCACGTCGAGCTGCACCTGCTCGCCGTCGTCGACGTGGACCGAGGTCGCCGTCGGGCGATATCCGTCGGCGGTGACCGTCAGCGCGTACATGCCGCCGACCAGACCGCCGAACACGTACCGGCCGCCCTCGCCGGTGGCGCAGGAGCCGATGACCTCGCCCCGGACGTCGGTGAGCAGCACCATCGCGCCGGAGACCTCCCGCGCGCCGGCCCGCACCACGCCGGCGACCCCGCCCGCGCCGAACATCCGCACGTCGTGGGACACCGGCCGGTCGCCGATCACGACCATCGACGCGGTCGGCTGGTAGCTGCCGCCGGAGGCGATCAGCACGTAGCTGCCGCCGTGCGGGACCTCGAGGCGGTAGCGGCCGTCGCCCGAGGTGCGCACCCGGCCCGCCTGGCGCCCGCTGGAGTCGGTGAGGGTGAGCACCACGCCCTCGACCGGAGCGCCGGAGGCGTCTGTCACCGAACCGTGTAGGTGGAGATCGTCGAGGATTCCCGTCAACTGCACTCCTTCGGTGGTGTACGGCCGCGGCCTCACCGGCTCTGACCAGGCATCGGACCCGTTGTTCACAGAGTTGTCCACAGGTTCGCGGCGGCTGTGCACAGTGCCTTCGCGCACACCCCCAACCTGGGGATAGCCGCTGGTGGCGGCGGACTCGTGCGCACCGGTTTCCACCGACTTGTCCACAGCTTCGGCGGAGTTGTCCACAGCCCCCCGCGCGGGCTGTGAATCAACCGTGGTGCGCAGCGGGACCTCCTTGATGAACAGCACAGCTAGCAGCGTCACCACGGAGATGCACGCGGACACGAGGAAGATGTCCCCGATCGCGTCGCCGTAGGCGGCCCGGACCACGACCTGCACGGGCGCGGGCAGCGAGTCGATGTCGAGCGAGCCGCCTCCGCCCGCGTGGGCGGCGCCGGGCGTGCCTGCCAGCCCCTCCACGATGTAGTCCGAGACGCGGGTCGCGAGGATCGCGCCCAGCACCGAGACCCCCGCCGAGCCGCCCAGCGTCCGGAAGAACGTCACGACCGAGGTGACCGACCCCATGTCCCGGCTGTCGGTGGTGTTCTGCACCGCCAGCACGAGGTTCTGCATCAGCGCGCCGACGCCGATGCCCATCATGGCCAGGTAGCAGCCGACCAGCACCAGGTTCGTCTCGTGGTCGATCGTGCTCAGCAGCGCCATCCCGGCCACCAGCACGATGCCGCCGCCGACCAGGAACGGCTTGATGCGCCCGGTGCGGCGGGAGATGACCTGGCCCGAGATCGTCGAGGACAGGAACAGCCCGCCGACCATCGGCAGCGTCATCAGACCGGCATGGGTGGGGCTGAAGCTGCGCGCGATCTGGAAGTACTGGCCCAGGAAGACCGCGCCGCCGAACATCGCCGTACCGACCGCGACGGTGCCGATCGTGGCCAGGGTGACGGTGCCGTTGGCGAACATCCGCAGCGGCACGATCGGCTCGCCGACCCTGCTCTCGATGATCACCGCGACGACCAGCGCGGCAACGCCGCCACCGACGAGGGCGGCGGTCTCCGGCGAGGCCCAGGCGAACTGCTTGCCCGCCATCGACACCCAGACCAGCAGCAGGCTCACGCCGCCGACGAGGAACAGCGCGCCGAACCAGTCGATCTTGATGGGGCGCTTGACGACCGGCAGCTTCAGCGTGCGGCCCAGGACGACGAACGCGATGACCGCGATCGGCACCGTGACCCAGAAGCACCAGCGCCAGCCCAGCCACGGGGTGTCGACGATGAGGCCGCCGACCAGCGGTCCGCTGACCGTGGCCACCGCGAAGGTCGCACCGATGTAGCCGCTGTAGCGGCCGCGCTCGCGCGGCGAGACCATCGCGGCGATCACGACCTGGATCAGCGCCTGCAGCCCGCCCATGCCGATGCCCTGCACCGCGCGGAAGCCGATCAGCATCGGCATCGACTGCGCGAAGCCGCCGAGCACCGAGCCGACCGTGAAGATCGTGATGGCGAGCTGGTAGAGCGCCTTCTTGCTGAACAGGTCGGAGAGCTTGCCCCAGATCGGCGTGCTCGCGGTCGAGGTCAGCAGCATCGCGGTGACGACCCAGGTGTACTGGCTCTGGCTGCCGTCGAGGTCGGCGAGGATGCGCGGCAGCGCGTTGGACACGATGGTCGAGCTGAGGATGGCGACCAGCAGGGCCAGCATCAGGCCCGACATCGCCTCCATGATCTGCCGGTGGGTCATCGGCTCGGACGTCCCGTCCGCCTGCGCGGGCGCGACCCGCTCGGGGGCCGCGTGCCGGATCGTCGAGCTTGTCATCAGGCTCCTTCCGTCGTCGTGCGCGCCGCGGGCGCGGGCGTCGCGGTCTGCGCGTGGTGTTCGGGCACGGGCTGTGCGGGGGCGGGCTGCTGGGGTGCAGCCCGCTCGGGTGTGGGCTGCTCGGCTGTGGGCTGCTCGGCTGTGGGCTGTTGGACCGAGGGCCGTTCGGGTGCGTCCCGCGCAGGCGTGGTCCGCTCTGGCGCGTGCCGCTGGACTGCGGGCCGTTCGGGTGCTGGCTCAGCAGCGGTGGGCGCGGGCTTCGCGGCGGCGGACGGCTCGGCGACCCGCCGCGCGTCCGCCGATACCTCCTCCTGCGCGTGGGCCGCGCGGTGCAGGTCGTTCGCCGCCGTCGACAGGAGATCGGCCAGCTGCCGGACGGCGTCGTCGTCCCACTCGCTCAGTGCCCGGCTGAGCCACTCGGCCTTGCGGCGCTCCAGCGCGGCGAGCGCGCGCTCGCCGTCGGCCGTCGCGCGCAGCAGCGAGACCCGCCGGTCGTCGGGGTCGGGGCGGCGCGTGATCATCCCGGCCTGTTCGAGCTGGTGCACCTGCCTGCTGACCACCGAGGCGTCGACGACCCGGTGCTGGGCGAGGTCGGAGGCCCGGCACTCGCCGCGGTGGACGAGCTCGGCCAGCAGGCCGGTCGCGGCGTAGGGCACTTCGTCGTTGAACTGGAAGCCCTTCTGCAACGCCACGTGCTTGAGGCCGATCAGGAAGCGCAGCGGGCGCAGCAGCTCGCTGCAGAGTTCAGGCGTGGGTCCCATGGCTACATCCCTTTAGTTGCTCGAGGCAACTATACAAAGGTTAGTTGCGTTAGGCAACTTGATGTGCGGCGAAAGATTGCCGTGTGAGGCAGATCAAGATCGGGGAGAGGAGGGACCCCTGCCGGACCCACGTGCAGACAGCCGGACCCCGCACCGACAGCCGGACCCACGTGCAGACAGCCGGACCCCGCACCGACAGCCGGACCCACGTGCGGACAGCCGGAGCCTGTGCTTCGCCAGCAGGCGGCCGTGGCTGCGCGCCACCAGGCGAAGCCGCGCGCCAGCTCCCTCTAGCCGTGCGCCGCCAGCCAAGTCGCACGGCAGCAGCCAAGGCGTGCGCCGCCAGCCGAGCCATGCGCCGCCGGCCAAGCCATGCGGCAGCAGCCGAGCCATGCGGCAGCAGCCGAGCCGTGAGCCGCCAGCCAAGCCGTGAGCCAGCAGCCGAGACGTGTGCGCCCTAACCGCCGAATTCATGCCCTGACCGCGAGGGCCGCGCAGCGGGTTGCCGCCACGACGTCCGCGAGTCACCGCAGGTCGCGGGACCTCAAGGCCCCGTCCCGCTCGGCCGTCAGCGGGTCACATCATGCCGTTGAGCTTGTTCAGCAGCCGGGCCATGTCCTTGAGGTCCTGCGTGGTCCAGCTCGCGAACTGGCCGTGCAGGTGCTTGCGCCGCTGGTTGCGGACCTGCTCCAGGCGGGCGCGCCCCAGCTCCGAGAGCTGTATGCGCCGGGCCCGGCCGTCGTCGGGGTCGGGCACCCGCTCCAGCAGGTTCAGCTCCACCAGCGTCGCGATCTGCCTGCTGACCGTGGACTTGTCGAGCCGCGTGCGGTCGGCGACGTCCATGCCCCGCAGCGGCCCGTGCTCGTCGACCATCAGCAGCAGGCTGTAGGAGGCCGGGTCGAGGTCCGGGTGCACCTGCTCGGCGACCATGCTCGACACGTTGCGCGCCCGGCGGAACATCATCACGAGCTCGCGTTCGATGGACTCGGCCGCCGTGCGCCGGTCGATGCCCTCGTCCCGCACGCCACCGGCGGAGCCGGCAGCACCGGCCTGTTCCTGCTCGATCACGACTCTCCTACCGTCCGCGCTCGCGCGCTCCGCCGACCGGGGTCACCCGCACGGCGACCCCGGTGACAGTATCTTGCGAAATGTCTGGCTTGGGCAGGTCGTGGCCCTGATCCCTTCGAGCGAAGAGGCACATCCCGCCGAGCGGGAAGGGCCGGTCGTTGCGGGAAGCCCACCGTCCCATCGCCCGTCCCGCCGGACGCAGCCAGGCCCCGGACCCGCCGTCCGCGTCGCCTAGCTCGCGCCGACCTCGGCGTCGGCGGGGTGCCACGGCCGGGGCGTGCCCCTCGCCTCGAAGTAGTCGCCACCCTTGCGCTTGATGTCGTCGGTGCCCCAGCTCCGCTGCCGCACGACCGGAGCCATCCGCGGGATGTGCTTGCGGCAGTGCACGTAGGACTCCTCGACCTGCACGACCACCCACCGCTCGGGCGTGCGACCGCGGTCGAACTCCGCGGGCAGTGCCGGGTGGATGACCCGCAGGTCCGGGTCCTCGACGATGCGGGCCCTGCCGTTGACGTGCAGGCCGATCAGGTCGGACACGAAGTCGACCATCAGGATTCCGATGTGCGGATTCTCACTGATGTTGCCGAGGCTGGCCATCACGCCGTTGCCCCGGTACTCGGGGTAGGCGATGTGCCGGTCGTCGAGCACCTCGATGAAGCCGGGGGGACCGGCGCGCAGGCTGGAGTCGCAGTCGCCGCGCGAGTCGGAGGTGGCCACGAAGGCCATCTCCATCCGGGAGATGAACTCCTTCATCTGCGGGTTCAGGTGGTCGAGGACCTGGTCGTCGTAGAAGCGCCGGGCGCGCTTGGCGGTGCCGTAGGCGCACTGGAGCAGGTGCTCGCCCGCCGACCCGGGCAGCGCAGCGCCCTGGTGACCCTCCGTGAAGGGGTCGTTCGGGTCGTCGGAGCGGTTCGGGGAGTCCGCCTTCGCGAGCGTCGGTTCCGGTTGGGACGACCGCGCGGACGGCGGGTCGGCGAGCTCAAGCTCCAGCAGGTCGTCGTCGGCGGTGCCGCTCGGGGTGAGCTGCGGGAACACGGTTCCGGCCGGGGTACGCAGCGGGCCGGCAGCGGTGCGCACTGCTCCCGTCGTGGATCGCACGGAGCCGGTCGGGGGATGCGATGGGCCGGTCGGGGGACGCAAACGGCCGGCCGGGGGTAAGTGGTCGGGGATCACGCGCCTCACCGTGTCACGCCTCGCTTCGTTCGAACAGCGACGGCTACCAGGTTCGCCCGACGGAGAGCCGGAATATCAACAAGATGTAGTTAAAATGCACTCAAAAGTGCCATCAAGGCGCACGCGGCACAGCGGACACGTTAGGGTCCCCCCTAGTCGGGGGACGCTTGGCCGACAGCGACGTGCCCGAACGGTGCGACCGCCTACGTGGAGAAGACTGCGCCCGAACCATGACAGCGAACGCCGTACTGAGCCCCGGTCCTCCCCCGAACCGCGAGCCATCTCCCGGGGTCAGCCAGATGGTCCGCCTGATCCGCGAGAGCTGGGCCGAAGTGGAGCCGCAGGCCGATGACGTGGCCAGGTTCTTCTACGGAATGCTCTTCAGCCTCTCCCCGGCCACCCGCGACCTGTTCGCGGTGAACATGGAGGTGCAGCGCAGCCGGTTGCTGCGCGCGCTCGTCCACGTGATCCAGATGGTGGACCGCCCCGACGACCTGCTGCCGTTCCTGCACCAGCTCGGCCGGGACCACCGCAAGTTCGGCGTGGTCTCCGCGCACTACGAGGCGGTGGGGACCGCGCTGCTGGCCTCGATCAAGAAGCACGCGGGCTCGTCGTGGACCGACGAGGTCGAGCGCGCATGGGCCGAGGCCTACACCGTGATGGCCTCGGCGATGACCGAAGCGGCGGCCGCCGACGAGGGCCCCGCCTGGTACAACGGCGAGATCGTGCACCACGAGCGGCTGAGCTGGGACGTCGCGATCGTGCGCGTGCAGCCCGACCACCCGGTGCCCTACCAGCCCGGGCAGTACGTGAGCGTCGAGGTTCCGCAGCGCCCGCGGCTGTGGCGCTACCTCACACCGGCCAACGCGCCGAGTGAGGACGGCACCATGGAGTTCCACATCAAGTCCGTGGAGGGCGGCTGGGTCAGCCGCGCGCTGGTCGGTCACGCCCGGCCGGGCGACGTCTGGCGCATCGGTTCCCCGATGGGGCGCCTCGGTGTGGACCGCCAGCGCGACCGGGACGTGCTGATGATCGCCGGAGGCACCGGCCTGACGCCGATGCGCGCGATCATCGACGACCTCGCCCAGTACGGCGACAACCCGCGCGTGCAGCTCTTCTACGGCGGACGCAACCGCGACGACCTCTACGACCTCGAGGGCCTCCAGCGCGTCGCGATGAGCAACCCGTGGCTGACGGTGACCCCGGTGCTGGAGAACGACCCGGGCGCCGTAGGCGCCGAGCACGGCACGCTCGCCGACGTGGTGACCCGCTACGGCGCATGGTCGGAACGCGACGTGCTGGTCGGCGGCTCGCCGGCGATGATCCGCGCGACCGTGTCGCGGATGCTGGTAGCGGGCACGCCGCTCGACCACATCCAGTACGACCCGTTCACGCTGGACTGAGCAGGGGCGTCGCGAGCAACGCGGGGGCCGTCGCAGGGAGGCCCGACGTCCCGGCAGGCGTCCTGGGCAGAGCAAATCGCGGGTACGGACAGGCCACCCCGGGCGATCTCAG of Saccharopolyspora erythraea contains these proteins:
- the clpB gene encoding ATP-dependent chaperone ClpB yields the protein MDAFNPTTKIQQAISSAAQAATVAGNPDVTPAHLLGALLAQGDGLTAPLLSAVDADPSEVRSELERIINALPAASGSTVSAPQLSREAVRSLTHGQHLATEMGDDYVSTEHLLVGLATEGGQVADLLRRHGATPDALKDAFAKVRGSARVSSPDPEGTYKALEKYGQDLTDRARRGDVDPVIGRDAEIRRVVQVLSRRTKNNPVLIGEPGVGKTAIVEGLAQRIVAGDVPESLRGKRVVSLDLGSMVAGAKYRGEFEERLKAVLKEITESAGQIITFIDELHTIVGAGATGEGAMDAGNMIKPMLARGELRMVGATTLDEYREHIETDAALERRFQQVLVGEPSPEDTVAILRGLKERYEVHHGVRITDGALVAAATLSDRYITARFLPDKAIDLVDEAASRLRMEIDSRPVEIDEVERAVRRLEIEEMALAKEEDPASLDRLAALRSELADRREKLSELTARWQGEKESIDRIRVLKTQLEQLRGESERAERDGDLGKAAELRYGRIPTLEKELGAATEAQSRHKAMLQEEVTPDDVADVVSAWTGIPAGRLLEGETTKLLRMEDELSARVVGQAEAVRAVSDAVRRARAGVADPDRPTGSFMFLGPTGVGKTELAKALAGFLFDDDRAMIRIDMSEYSEKHSVARLVGAPPGYVGYDQGGQLTESVRRRPYSVVLFDEVEKAHQDVFDVLLQALDDGRLTDGQGRTVDFRNTILVLTSNLGSQAIADPNLTEQQRDEAVRAVVHQHFKPEFLNRLDDVVVFHALSTEELTSIVDIQVERLARRLAQRRLVLDVQPAARDWLALNGFDPVFGARPLRRLVQSAIGDQLAKKLLGGEIREGDKVRVDTSDDNSALVVEAA
- a CDS encoding YceI family protein, encoding MLNMDNGHGAVTATVRAGDGWPVPGAALTVIDPAGAQVARVQGDDDGSAVAAGLPAGTYTTIITALGYEPVARTTMVHEGRAAALGVVELRQVGGFDLPAPGRWRIDPVHSSIRASARHLGISSIHGRFADFTGDVHVGNPIENSVVEVVIDARSIDTANEQRDEHLRGADFLDVERYPEIAFRSTALRPRGGDAWDLDGVLMLCGVSRQVRLDTRFAGVGPDPWGGTRASASASVQLRREDFAMNFNQALRTGIAAIGTTLRVDIDIQAVRQG
- a CDS encoding MFS transporter, translated to MTSSTIRHAAPERVAPAQADGTSEPMTHRQIMEAMSGLMLALLVAILSSTIVSNALPRILADLDGSQSQYTWVVTAMLLTSTASTPIWGKLSDLFSKKALYQLAITIFTVGSVLGGFAQSMPMLIGFRAVQGIGMGGLQALIQVVIAAMVSPRERGRYSGYIGATFAVATVSGPLVGGLIVDTPWLGWRWCFWVTVPIAVIAFVVLGRTLKLPVVKRPIKIDWFGALFLVGGVSLLLVWVSMAGKQFAWASPETAALVGGGVAALVVAVIIESRVGEPIVPLRMFANGTVTLATIGTVAVGTAMFGGAVFLGQYFQIARSFSPTHAGLMTLPMVGGLFLSSTISGQVISRRTGRIKPFLVGGGIVLVAGMALLSTIDHETNLVLVGCYLAMMGIGVGALMQNLVLAVQNTTDSRDMGSVTSVVTFFRTLGGSAGVSVLGAILATRVSDYIVEGLAGTPGAAHAGGGGSLDIDSLPAPVQVVVRAAYGDAIGDIFLVSACISVVTLLAVLFIKEVPLRTTVDSQPARGAVDNSAEAVDKSVETGAHESAATSGYPQVGGVREGTVHSRREPVDNSVNNGSDAWSEPVRPRPYTTEGVQLTGILDDLHLHGSVTDASGAPVEGVVLTLTDSSGRQAGRVRTSGDGRYRLEVPHGGSYVLIASGGSYQPTASMVVIGDRPVSHDVRMFGAGGVAGVVRAGAREVSGAMVLLTDVRGEVIGSCATGEGGRYVFGGLVGGMYALTVTADGYRPTATSVHVDDGEQVQLDVALQAGTTLSGVVRAPGLDAPVPDARVTLLDADGVVVAAATTGADGGYEFTDLPEGEYTVIATGYPPVASSLRVAGEQVAHDVELGHPGN
- a CDS encoding MarR family winged helix-turn-helix transcriptional regulator codes for the protein MGPTPELCSELLRPLRFLIGLKHVALQKGFQFNDEVPYAATGLLAELVHRGECRASDLAQHRVVDASVVSRQVHQLEQAGMITRRPDPDDRRVSLLRATADGERALAALERRKAEWLSRALSEWDDDAVRQLADLLSTAANDLHRAAHAQEEVSADARRVAEPSAAAKPAPTAAEPAPERPAVQRHAPERTTPARDAPERPSVQQPTAEQPTAEQPTPERAAPQQPAPAQPVPEHHAQTATPAPAARTTTEGA
- a CDS encoding MarR family winged helix-turn-helix transcriptional regulator, with amino-acid sequence MIEQEQAGAAGSAGGVRDEGIDRRTAAESIERELVMMFRRARNVSSMVAEQVHPDLDPASYSLLLMVDEHGPLRGMDVADRTRLDKSTVSRQIATLVELNLLERVPDPDDGRARRIQLSELGRARLEQVRNQRRKHLHGQFASWTTQDLKDMARLLNKLNGMM
- a CDS encoding pyridoxamine 5'-phosphate oxidase family protein — encoded protein: MRTAAGPLRTPAGTVFPQLTPSGTADDDLLELELADPPSARSSQPEPTLAKADSPNRSDDPNDPFTEGHQGAALPGSAGEHLLQCAYGTAKRARRFYDDQVLDHLNPQMKEFISRMEMAFVATSDSRGDCDSSLRAGPPGFIEVLDDRHIAYPEYRGNGVMASLGNISENPHIGILMVDFVSDLIGLHVNGRARIVEDPDLRVIHPALPAEFDRGRTPERWVVVQVEESYVHCRKHIPRMAPVVRQRSWGTDDIKRKGGDYFEARGTPRPWHPADAEVGAS
- a CDS encoding FAD-binding oxidoreductase is translated as MVRLIRESWAEVEPQADDVARFFYGMLFSLSPATRDLFAVNMEVQRSRLLRALVHVIQMVDRPDDLLPFLHQLGRDHRKFGVVSAHYEAVGTALLASIKKHAGSSWTDEVERAWAEAYTVMASAMTEAAAADEGPAWYNGEIVHHERLSWDVAIVRVQPDHPVPYQPGQYVSVEVPQRPRLWRYLTPANAPSEDGTMEFHIKSVEGGWVSRALVGHARPGDVWRIGSPMGRLGVDRQRDRDVLMIAGGTGLTPMRAIIDDLAQYGDNPRVQLFYGGRNRDDLYDLEGLQRVAMSNPWLTVTPVLENDPGAVGAEHGTLADVVTRYGAWSERDVLVGGSPAMIRATVSRMLVAGTPLDHIQYDPFTLD